A genomic region of Gemmata massiliana contains the following coding sequences:
- a CDS encoding serine/threonine-protein kinase, with product MSGTTQNGAPALPRIPGLDLGEKIGEGGTSTVYRAVHRTLQRTVAVKVLCAPTDGNAAHPSWLREPQLMAALAHPHVVTVHDAGEVEGHNYLVMEFAAGGALRSRMHPGQPWSPDEAARLLDRIAGALDHIHERGILHLDLKPENVLFVDDGQIKITDFGISVAHTGAGARLEGGYFCGTLDYCAPEYRAGLTLDARADVFSLATVAYELFTGRLPGRVYVPALRYNPRLPKALDDALRRGLARDPDERYASIKQFQAALTGACCKNAGRVNRRVLTALGILAALVILPLAASKWWRPTAVAEPGSSGVQAAEGERPDRLVILYDRPDDLALFTGPDGQDLVSGSGAPVERVPAEVGRATLPPDFPFSVWPAPRPVLAIRSPNAWGFVYPLQDRMLAPRVVTNWSDLLRAVVPSEKNLVKAGGFDGDCLTPGHAGTQWRGGNAAGWSASRQIVLDRPQDRPDNQALLLTNLDPAQSGNLLGTYQPLAQGPPVGAVMILRYRARSLHGRGSLAVYPGMPVAIPDDETGPVATRVRGLGPRLSTDPSAPGPAPWLYRCPNWVVPTNQWRTYLVVCELPPYPTRRLHRNLVIDLAATPQAATDQVWVDDVELFVWRPESKP from the coding sequence ATGTCCGGCACAACACAGAACGGTGCCCCGGCTCTGCCCCGTATTCCGGGATTGGATCTCGGAGAAAAGATCGGTGAGGGCGGTACGAGCACCGTGTACCGGGCCGTTCACCGCACCCTTCAGCGCACCGTGGCCGTGAAGGTTCTGTGTGCCCCGACCGACGGGAACGCGGCGCACCCGAGTTGGCTGCGCGAGCCGCAGTTGATGGCGGCGCTGGCGCACCCTCACGTCGTCACCGTTCACGACGCCGGGGAGGTCGAGGGGCACAATTATCTGGTCATGGAGTTCGCGGCTGGTGGGGCGCTCCGGTCCCGGATGCACCCCGGCCAACCGTGGTCGCCGGACGAGGCCGCACGGCTTTTGGACCGCATCGCCGGGGCGCTCGATCACATCCACGAGCGGGGGATCTTGCACCTCGACCTCAAGCCCGAGAACGTCCTGTTCGTCGACGACGGGCAGATTAAAATCACCGACTTCGGGATCTCGGTCGCACACACCGGTGCGGGCGCGCGGCTCGAGGGCGGGTACTTTTGCGGCACACTCGATTACTGTGCCCCGGAGTACCGCGCGGGCCTGACGCTCGATGCGCGTGCCGACGTCTTCTCTCTCGCCACTGTCGCTTACGAACTGTTTACCGGGCGGCTCCCCGGCCGCGTGTACGTCCCCGCCCTCCGCTACAACCCGCGGTTGCCCAAGGCGCTCGACGACGCTCTCCGGCGCGGGTTGGCCCGCGACCCGGACGAGCGCTACGCTTCGATCAAGCAGTTCCAAGCGGCCCTGACCGGAGCGTGCTGCAAAAACGCCGGCCGTGTGAATCGCCGGGTGCTCACCGCGCTCGGGATACTCGCCGCGCTGGTGATTCTTCCACTGGCTGCGTCCAAGTGGTGGCGCCCGACCGCTGTGGCCGAGCCCGGGTCTTCCGGTGTGCAGGCAGCGGAAGGTGAGCGCCCGGACCGGCTGGTGATCCTTTACGACCGGCCCGATGATTTGGCGCTCTTTACCGGCCCGGACGGTCAAGACTTGGTGAGCGGCTCGGGTGCGCCTGTAGAACGGGTACCGGCGGAAGTTGGGCGCGCGACCCTTCCACCCGACTTTCCGTTCTCCGTTTGGCCCGCGCCTCGGCCCGTTCTGGCGATCCGTTCACCGAACGCCTGGGGGTTCGTTTACCCGCTTCAGGATCGCATGTTGGCGCCGCGCGTGGTGACCAACTGGTCCGATCTGCTCCGGGCGGTCGTACCGAGTGAGAAAAACCTCGTAAAAGCCGGTGGGTTCGACGGGGATTGTCTGACTCCGGGGCACGCGGGCACGCAGTGGCGAGGTGGGAACGCGGCGGGGTGGAGCGCGAGCCGTCAGATCGTTCTGGACCGGCCACAGGACCGGCCCGACAACCAGGCCCTCCTGCTCACCAATTTGGACCCGGCCCAGAGCGGGAATCTCCTGGGCACCTATCAGCCGCTAGCACAGGGGCCGCCCGTCGGAGCGGTGATGATACTGCGCTACCGAGCCCGGTCTCTCCACGGGCGCGGGAGCCTCGCCGTCTACCCCGGGATGCCGGTCGCGATCCCGGACGACGAAACGGGTCCGGTCGCGACCCGGGTTCGCGGGCTCGGGCCGCGACTCTCTACGGACCCCAGCGCCCCCGGCCCGGCCCCGTGGCTGTACCGGTGCCCCAACTGGGTTGTGCCGACGAACCAGTGGCGCACCTACTTGGTTGTCTGCGAACTCCCACCTTATCCCACTCGGCGCCTTCACCGCAATCTGGTAATCGACCTCGCCGCTACGCCCCAGGCAGCGACCGATCAGGTTTGGGTCGACGACGTCGAGTTGTTCGTCTGGCGCCCGGAGAGCAAGCCGTGA
- a CDS encoding PAS domain S-box protein — MKPHDVAELAQTLFEEMGDAAFIVDPGTAGVVDVNPVAQRMTGTRRADLLGLSLDRLFRSDDGTAGLSHLRRALHTTQTFHSREGYHLRRGTGESWTPVNLTLTRLHTERGPLGLILARDDTERIAAAERLRVANAELEDRVREKTADLSRANEALRAEIAERARAQDALREREELYRLLTDNSNDLVYLLDLEGRTVYASPSVFRLLGRVPAHKFEVVHPDDTEAGERYWKQVLAGTTGLFTVRVRAGDGAWRWLEAWSALVQYRGAAHVLSVCRDVTDRMRAEETLRASEARLARAQRIAHLGNWEQEFAPDRLRWSEEVFRIFGTDPDAFSGTSEDFFRRVPPDDVGAIREAVAETVRTGRPYSIDHHIVRPDGTVRCVQEFAEPVYEDGRAVALVGTVQDVTERERVAEALRESEERLRLAVRASNIGLWDWNLRTNEVVFSREWKGQLGYEEDEIGNSYLEWETRLHPDDMPKVLVALRGYLTGERAEHAIEFRMLHKDGTYRWIYARGEFVRDANPAPVRMIGCHVDLTERKRAEEALRQSQQQYEELVTNIDGIVWEADARTFRFTFVSQQAERLLGYPSAQWLDEPDFWVKHIHPDDREWAADYCLRATRDRRNHDFEYRMVTAAGATVWLRDIVSVVVEGGEPIKLRGIMVDVTARRLVEERLHENHTLLSAVVEGISDAVFMKDARGRYLMINPAGARFFGKEVAEVLGQDDGALLPPEAARAFTDSDRRVIETGAPQTTEDVGTVAGVTRTYLTTKAPYRDPAGRVTGLIGIARDITERKRLEERFSQAQKMEAVGRLAGGVAHDFNNLLTIINGYGELLMTQLPAPNPHRDAVVAIREAGERAAGLTGQLLAFSRKAIVAPKVLDFNELVDSIGKMLRRLIGEDITLATFLAPGLWAVKADPGQIEQVILNLAVNARDAMPKGGRLTIETANLTLDDGTRYPELAPGRYVRLSVSDTGVGMTDEVQSQIFEPFFTTKEFGKGTGLGLATVYGVVKTYSGHVSVYSEVGVGTTFSVLLPAVGAARAERSSGGISVAPRGTETVLLVEDDNGVRGLARTALRAQGYTVLEATGGGEAERMASDHSGPIHLILTDVVMPERSGREVADALRTRRPGVKVLYMSGYTDDAVVRHGVLEATDAFLQKPFTPLGLARKVREVLDGTH; from the coding sequence GTGAAGCCCCACGATGTGGCAGAACTGGCCCAGACCCTGTTCGAGGAAATGGGGGACGCGGCGTTCATCGTGGACCCGGGCACGGCGGGCGTCGTGGACGTGAACCCCGTGGCCCAGCGGATGACGGGCACGCGGCGGGCGGACCTCTTGGGGCTCTCGCTCGATCGGTTGTTCCGCTCCGACGACGGCACAGCCGGGTTGAGCCACCTGCGCCGCGCCCTGCACACGACGCAGACGTTCCATTCCCGGGAGGGTTACCACTTGCGCCGTGGGACCGGCGAGTCGTGGACCCCAGTCAACCTGACTCTCACTCGCCTTCACACCGAGCGCGGCCCCCTCGGGCTGATTCTGGCTCGCGACGACACCGAGCGGATCGCGGCCGCGGAGCGGCTTCGCGTCGCCAACGCCGAACTCGAAGACCGGGTGAGGGAGAAAACGGCTGATCTCTCTCGCGCGAATGAGGCTCTGCGGGCGGAGATTGCAGAACGCGCTCGGGCGCAAGACGCGCTCCGCGAGCGCGAGGAACTCTACCGACTGCTGACGGACAACTCCAACGACCTGGTGTACCTGTTAGATCTCGAGGGCAGAACCGTTTACGCGAGCCCGTCGGTGTTCCGGCTCCTCGGTCGGGTACCGGCCCACAAGTTCGAGGTCGTTCACCCCGACGACACCGAAGCGGGCGAACGGTACTGGAAACAGGTGCTGGCCGGTACCACGGGGTTGTTCACTGTCCGCGTGCGCGCCGGGGACGGGGCGTGGCGCTGGCTGGAGGCGTGGAGCGCGCTCGTGCAGTATCGGGGTGCTGCGCACGTCCTGTCTGTTTGCCGCGACGTGACCGACCGCATGCGGGCGGAAGAAACCCTGCGTGCGAGTGAGGCGCGCCTGGCCCGTGCCCAGCGCATCGCGCACCTCGGGAACTGGGAGCAGGAGTTCGCCCCGGACCGGCTCCGCTGGTCCGAGGAGGTGTTCCGCATCTTCGGCACCGACCCGGACGCGTTCTCGGGAACGTCCGAGGATTTTTTCCGCCGCGTGCCCCCTGACGATGTGGGAGCGATCCGGGAAGCCGTTGCCGAAACCGTCCGGACCGGCCGACCGTACAGCATCGACCATCACATCGTGCGCCCGGACGGGACCGTGCGCTGCGTCCAGGAGTTCGCCGAACCGGTGTACGAGGACGGGCGCGCGGTCGCGCTGGTCGGTACGGTGCAGGACGTCACCGAGCGCGAACGGGTTGCAGAGGCGCTCCGCGAGAGTGAGGAACGCTTGCGGCTCGCGGTTCGAGCCTCAAACATCGGGCTGTGGGACTGGAACCTCCGGACAAACGAGGTCGTGTTCTCGCGCGAGTGGAAGGGGCAGCTCGGGTACGAGGAGGACGAGATCGGCAACAGTTACCTCGAATGGGAAACCCGGCTCCACCCCGACGACATGCCCAAGGTGTTGGTGGCGCTACGCGGGTACCTTACCGGAGAGCGCGCGGAGCACGCGATCGAGTTCCGGATGCTCCACAAGGACGGAACGTACCGGTGGATTTACGCCCGGGGCGAGTTCGTCCGCGACGCGAACCCCGCCCCGGTACGAATGATCGGGTGCCACGTCGACCTGACCGAGCGCAAGCGCGCTGAGGAGGCCCTGCGCCAGTCGCAGCAGCAGTACGAAGAGTTGGTTACGAACATCGACGGGATCGTGTGGGAGGCGGACGCCCGGACGTTCCGGTTCACGTTCGTGAGCCAGCAGGCCGAGCGGTTACTCGGGTACCCGTCCGCGCAGTGGCTCGATGAGCCCGATTTTTGGGTGAAACACATCCACCCGGACGACCGGGAGTGGGCGGCGGACTACTGCTTGCGCGCGACCCGCGACCGTCGGAACCACGACTTCGAGTACCGGATGGTCACCGCCGCCGGCGCCACCGTGTGGTTGCGCGACATTGTTAGCGTAGTCGTCGAGGGCGGGGAGCCCATCAAGCTCCGCGGCATCATGGTGGACGTCACCGCCCGGCGCCTCGTCGAGGAGCGGTTGCACGAGAATCATACCCTGCTGAGCGCCGTCGTGGAGGGCATCTCGGACGCCGTCTTCATGAAGGACGCCCGGGGCCGGTACCTCATGATTAATCCTGCCGGGGCTCGGTTCTTCGGGAAGGAGGTCGCGGAGGTACTCGGCCAGGACGACGGCGCGTTACTCCCCCCGGAAGCCGCGCGAGCTTTCACGGACAGCGACCGGCGCGTGATAGAAACCGGCGCGCCCCAAACCACCGAAGACGTCGGCACCGTGGCGGGGGTGACCCGCACGTACCTGACGACGAAGGCCCCGTACCGCGACCCCGCCGGGCGCGTCACGGGGCTGATCGGCATCGCCCGTGATATTACCGAGCGCAAGAGACTGGAAGAGCGCTTCAGCCAGGCGCAGAAAATGGAGGCCGTGGGGCGGCTCGCGGGCGGGGTCGCGCACGACTTCAACAACCTGCTCACCATTATTAACGGGTACGGTGAGTTGCTCATGACCCAGTTGCCCGCCCCGAACCCGCACCGGGACGCGGTCGTTGCCATCCGAGAGGCCGGTGAGCGCGCGGCCGGGCTGACGGGGCAACTCCTGGCGTTCAGCCGCAAGGCGATCGTCGCGCCGAAGGTGCTCGACTTCAACGAGCTAGTGGACTCGATCGGGAAGATGCTCCGCCGGCTCATCGGCGAGGACATCACCCTGGCCACGTTCCTGGCCCCCGGTCTGTGGGCGGTGAAAGCGGACCCCGGCCAGATCGAACAGGTGATTTTGAACCTCGCGGTCAACGCCCGCGACGCGATGCCCAAGGGCGGGCGCCTCACGATCGAGACCGCGAACCTGACGCTGGACGACGGCACCCGGTACCCCGAACTCGCCCCCGGCCGCTACGTCCGGCTGAGCGTGAGCGACACGGGCGTGGGCATGACGGACGAGGTGCAGTCCCAGATCTTCGAGCCGTTCTTTACGACCAAAGAGTTCGGTAAGGGAACCGGACTGGGCCTCGCCACCGTCTACGGGGTCGTCAAGACGTACAGCGGGCACGTGAGCGTGTACAGCGAGGTCGGGGTCGGTACGACGTTCAGTGTCCTGTTGCCCGCGGTCGGGGCCGCTCGCGCGGAGCGCTCGTCCGGGGGGATCTCCGTTGCCCCGCGCGGAACCGAGACGGTCCTGTTGGTCGAGGACGACAACGGGGTCCGCGGGCTCGCGCGCACCGCGCTGCGGGCGCAGGGGTACACGGTGCTGGAGGCGACCGGCGGGGGCGAAGCAGAACGGATGGCTTCGGACCATTCCGGCCCCATTCACCTGATTCTGACGGACGTGGTGATGCCGGAGCGCAGCGGGCGGGAGGTCGCAGACGCACTCCGGACCCGGCGCCCGGGGGTGAAGGTTCTGTACATGAGCGGATACACCGACGATGCCGTCGTGCGGCACGGTGTCCTTGAAGCCACGGACGCCTTCCTCCAGAAGCCGTTTACCCCACTCGGACTCGCCCGCAAGGTGCGCGAAGTGTTGGACGGCACACATTAA
- a CDS encoding GlxA family transcriptional regulator, whose product MGNRDRLAHHFRPPRKLVILAFPQAKLLDVTGPCEVFADANRAVGRSAYTIELVSNAAGPIETSSGVQLMAHRGFTGMRGPIDTLLVSGGPGIDRAMREAALLRWLARCATRTRRVGSICTGAFLLAAAGLLDGRRATTHWAFCDRLVQKFPRVRVEPDPIFVRDGNVYTSAGVTAGMDLALAFVEEDLGRDVALSVARNLVLFVRRQGGQSQFSTSLELQAADREPLRDLQAWAVEHLADDLSVEALAERAHMSTRNFSRVFRRETGYTPARFVERLRVEGARRRLEESTAGLEQIARECGFGCADSMRRSFLRLLRVAPSDYRARFRGAGEHATITSSRPKIETKD is encoded by the coding sequence ATGGGCAATCGTGATCGGCTCGCACACCATTTCCGGCCGCCCAGGAAACTCGTCATCCTGGCCTTTCCACAAGCCAAGTTACTCGACGTGACGGGACCGTGCGAAGTGTTCGCCGATGCGAACCGGGCAGTGGGGCGCAGTGCGTACACCATCGAACTCGTTTCCAATGCGGCCGGGCCAATCGAAACGTCTTCCGGCGTGCAATTGATGGCCCACCGCGGTTTCACCGGGATGCGCGGCCCGATCGACACGCTCCTGGTGTCCGGCGGTCCCGGCATCGATCGAGCTATGCGGGAAGCCGCCTTGCTCCGCTGGCTCGCGCGCTGCGCCACACGAACCCGGCGCGTCGGGTCGATCTGCACGGGCGCGTTTTTGTTGGCCGCCGCCGGACTCCTCGACGGCCGCCGCGCAACGACCCACTGGGCGTTCTGTGACCGACTGGTCCAGAAGTTCCCGCGGGTCCGGGTGGAACCCGACCCGATCTTCGTGCGCGACGGAAACGTGTACACCTCGGCCGGGGTGACGGCCGGGATGGACTTGGCCTTGGCGTTCGTTGAAGAAGACCTCGGGCGCGACGTCGCACTGAGCGTCGCCCGGAACCTCGTTCTGTTCGTCCGGCGGCAGGGCGGTCAGTCGCAGTTCAGCACGTCACTGGAGCTCCAAGCGGCGGACCGGGAGCCCCTGCGCGACCTGCAAGCGTGGGCGGTCGAGCACCTGGCCGACGACCTGTCCGTGGAGGCACTGGCGGAGCGCGCCCACATGAGCACGCGGAACTTCAGCCGGGTCTTCCGGCGCGAAACGGGGTACACCCCGGCGCGCTTCGTCGAGCGGCTCCGGGTCGAGGGCGCGCGGCGCCGGTTGGAGGAGTCGACTGCGGGACTGGAGCAGATCGCCCGGGAGTGTGGGTTCGGGTGCGCGGATTCCATGCGCCGCTCGTTCCTGCGCCTGCTGCGAGTCGCACCAAGCGATTACCGAGCGCGATTTCGCGGTGCCGGGGAACACGCGACCATAACGAGCTCGCGTCCCAAAATCGAAACCAAGGATTGA
- a CDS encoding DJ-1/PfpI family protein gives MADHLNVGMLVFPRMDQVDLTGPFAVLSRLPNASVQLLWKDTKPVRDYRGLGLVPDARLTEAGPVDLLVVPGGPGQEDLMEDEVVLSFITKQAARAKCVFSVCTGALVCGAAGLLKGRSATTHWRSVHLLKYFGAVAKDQRVVVDGTFVSAAGLTAGIDGALRVAELLRGAEAAKAIQLDLQYAPEPPFDCGHPDKAPAEIVAKLKATTEKLTAQRLATAKRAAARLKVPVED, from the coding sequence ATGGCAGACCATCTGAACGTCGGGATGCTCGTATTTCCCCGGATGGACCAAGTGGACCTGACCGGCCCGTTCGCGGTCCTGTCCCGTTTGCCCAACGCGTCCGTGCAACTTCTCTGGAAGGACACGAAACCGGTGCGGGACTACCGGGGGTTGGGGCTCGTGCCGGACGCGCGCCTGACCGAAGCGGGACCGGTCGACCTGCTGGTCGTACCCGGTGGCCCGGGTCAAGAGGATCTGATGGAAGACGAGGTCGTCCTCTCGTTCATCACCAAACAAGCCGCGCGAGCGAAGTGCGTGTTCTCGGTCTGCACGGGAGCACTTGTTTGCGGCGCGGCCGGGTTACTCAAGGGGCGATCCGCGACGACGCACTGGCGCTCGGTCCACCTGTTGAAATACTTCGGGGCCGTGGCGAAGGATCAGCGTGTAGTCGTTGACGGAACATTCGTGAGTGCGGCCGGGCTCACGGCCGGAATCGATGGGGCGCTACGGGTAGCTGAGTTGCTGCGCGGCGCGGAGGCCGCAAAAGCGATCCAGCTCGATCTCCAGTACGCACCAGAGCCCCCGTTCGATTGTGGGCACCCCGATAAGGCTCCCGCCGAAATCGTCGCGAAACTGAAGGCGACGACAGAGAAGCTAACGGCGCAACGGCTCGCGACGGCAAAGCGGGCCGCGGCCCGGCTCAAAGTTCCGGTCGAAGACTGA
- a CDS encoding TIGR02996 domain-containing protein, protein MSDEPALRSAIASAPLERTPRLVYADWLDEHDRPLDGALQRILAEPERDDYRSAYADVCAQLGDGLRAEFIRVQLALASLMPPPQFWPTRIEFDPPDHFSDNQTGVTKAGPRRARVLVGHETLSAALRVVEIGDVIDLVGPVATAACERSDEFLGARVIGAVVDSEHAGAIKFDVIWGTDHYADREKLNDLRTRERALTLQPGLGQLLPGPWALAFSNVEHVRAVSVPVLAAGARRGFVAVVSSPASEWLTHGDTVCARYPVETVRLTIPPNIEVDDRGTLSKARLLGRPDWHPFEKARVVTTQQLALELLASEWPGITFEFVSYLVSGGHVPGRDHISHRGG, encoded by the coding sequence ATGAGCGACGAACCCGCCCTCCGCTCCGCAATCGCGTCCGCTCCGCTGGAGCGCACACCTCGGCTTGTATACGCCGACTGGCTCGACGAACACGACCGACCGCTCGACGGCGCGCTGCAACGAATCCTAGCGGAACCGGAGCGCGACGATTATCGATCGGCCTACGCTGATGTCTGCGCACAACTCGGTGACGGCTTACGAGCGGAATTCATTCGCGTGCAGCTCGCACTTGCGAGTCTGATGCCCCCGCCCCAGTTCTGGCCCACTCGAATTGAATTCGATCCCCCGGACCACTTCAGCGACAACCAAACCGGAGTAACGAAAGCGGGACCGCGCCGGGCTCGCGTATTGGTCGGGCACGAAACGTTATCGGCTGCCCTCCGGGTAGTAGAAATCGGGGACGTAATCGACCTGGTGGGGCCGGTCGCGACGGCGGCTTGTGAACGAAGTGACGAATTTTTGGGCGCCCGGGTTATTGGGGCCGTGGTGGACAGCGAACACGCGGGCGCGATCAAGTTCGATGTAATTTGGGGCACGGACCATTATGCCGATCGCGAGAAACTGAACGACTTGCGAACCCGGGAACGTGCCCTTACACTTCAACCCGGGTTGGGACAGTTGCTGCCGGGGCCGTGGGCACTCGCGTTCTCAAATGTGGAACACGTTCGCGCAGTTTCGGTACCCGTTTTGGCGGCCGGTGCCCGGCGCGGCTTCGTTGCGGTGGTATCCAGTCCCGCGTCCGAATGGCTAACGCACGGGGATACCGTCTGTGCCCGGTACCCGGTGGAAACTGTGCGCCTCACGATCCCTCCCAACATTGAGGTCGACGACCGTGGAACCCTGTCGAAAGCACGGCTCCTCGGACGCCCCGATTGGCACCCGTTTGAGAAGGCTCGTGTTGTAACAACACAGCAACTCGCGCTCGAACTGCTCGCGTCCGAATGGCCCGGAATCACGTTCGAGTTTGTCAGCTATTTAGTCTCGGGCGGGCATGTTCCGGGGCGCGATCACATTTCGCACCGCGGCGGCTAA
- a CDS encoding helix-turn-helix transcriptional regulator codes for MNGASPGLGAELANKIARLVEERGWNQEVFARIARLNRHTVRQILQGGPKRQLRNLTVSQCADALGLTVSELRTLPLERLLPRMHGKPAADEETFDLLYERAQLPELVAWLERNRDRAVELRPDEVQELLDMQAPAGPLVKLGVETCVDLIERRRHLVCRVKEIAGTEYFDFLEQCVKLIHEKVKPPGRRA; via the coding sequence ATGAACGGGGCATCTCCGGGGCTCGGGGCCGAACTCGCAAACAAAATCGCGCGACTCGTCGAAGAGCGCGGCTGGAACCAAGAAGTATTCGCCCGGATCGCGCGCCTGAACCGGCACACGGTCCGTCAGATCCTCCAGGGCGGGCCGAAGCGCCAGCTCCGGAACCTCACGGTCAGCCAGTGTGCAGACGCACTTGGCCTGACGGTTAGCGAACTACGCACTCTCCCACTTGAGCGACTGTTGCCGCGCATGCACGGCAAACCGGCCGCCGACGAGGAGACGTTCGATCTCCTATACGAACGTGCCCAGTTGCCCGAACTCGTCGCGTGGTTGGAGCGCAACCGCGACCGCGCGGTCGAATTGCGCCCGGACGAGGTGCAGGAGCTTCTCGACATGCAGGCCCCGGCCGGGCCACTGGTGAAACTCGGTGTGGAAACTTGCGTCGACCTAATCGAGCGCCGGCGCCACCTCGTTTGTCGGGTCAAGGAGATCGCAGGCACAGAGTATTTCGACTTCCTTGAGCAGTGCGTGAAACTCATCCACGAGAAAGTGAAGCCCCCCGGCCGCCGGGCGTGA